A part of Populus alba chromosome 8, ASM523922v2, whole genome shotgun sequence genomic DNA contains:
- the LOC118030494 gene encoding lignin-forming anionic peroxidase, which translates to MAAKAGAAASFMFMLFLLNIACHAQLSPTFYDSSCPNALSAIRTAIRSAIASDRRMAASLIRLHFHDCFVQGCDASILLDETPSIQSEKTALGNLNSARGYNVIDKAKTEVEKICPGVVSCADIIAVAARDASAYVGGPSYAVKLGRRDSTTASRTLANAELPAFFESLESLISRFQKKGLTARDMVALSGSHTLGQAQCFTFRERIYNHSNIDAGFASTRRRRCPRAGSDSTLAPLDLVTPNSFDNNYFKNLMQNKGLLQSDQVLFNGGSTDSIVSEYSRNPARFKSDFGSAMIKMGDIGLLTGSSGQIRRICSAVN; encoded by the exons atggcAGCAAAAGCAGGAGCAGCAGCTTCTTTCATGTTCATGCTGTTCTTGCTGAACATAGCATGCCACGCACAACTCTCCCCTACATTTTACGACAGCTCCTGTCCTAATGCGCTCAGCGCGATCCGAACTGCTATCAGAAGTGCAATTGCGAGCGACAGGAGAATGGCTGCGTCTCTCATCCGCTTGCACTTTCACGATTGCTTTGTCCAG GGTTGTGATGCCTCCATCTTACTGGACGAGACTCCCTCTATCCAGAGTGAAAAGACTGCCCTCGGCAATCTTAACTCTGCTAGAGGTTATAATGTAATAGACAAAGCAAAAACTGAAGTTGAGAAGATCTGTCCCGGAGTAGTATCTTGTGCAGATATCATTGCTGTTGCAGCGAGAGATGCGTCTGCTTAT GTGGGTGGCCCATCCTACGCGGTGAAGCTTGGAAGAAGAGATTCAACAACAGCAAGTCGAACTTTAGCCAACGCAGAGTTACCTGCCTTCTTTGAAAGCCTGGAGAGTCTTATTTCTCGTTTCCAAAAGAAAGGCCTTACTGCAAGGGACATGGTTGCCTTGTCAGGTTCGCATACTCTCGGACAAGCTCAATGCTTCACTTTCCGTGAAAGGATATACAATCACAGCAATATCGATGCCGGATTCGCTAGCACCCGCAGGAGGCGATGTCCACGTGCTGGCAGCGACTCAACCTTAGCCCCGCTCGATTTGGTCACTCCCAATTCTTTCGACAACAATTACTTCAAGAATCTGATGCAAAACAAGGGTCTCCTTCAGTCAGATCAAGTGCTTTTCAATGGAGGCTCCACGGACAGCATTGTCTCTGAATACAGCAGGAACCCTGCAAGATTCAAATCAGATTTTGGATCTGCCATGATCAAAATGGGAGATATAGGTCTTCTCACTGGATCTTCCGGGCAGATAAGGAGGATTTGCAGTGCTGTCAActag
- the LOC118030460 gene encoding lignin-forming anionic peroxidase-like, producing the protein MAAKAGAAASFMFMLFLLNIACQAQLSPAFYDSSCPNALSAIRTAIRSAIASDRRMAASLIRLHFHDCFVQGCDASILLDETPSIQSEKTALGNLNSARGYNVIDKAKTEVEKICPGVVSCADIIAVAARDASAYVGGPSYAVKLGRRDSTTASRTLANAELPAFFESLESLISRFQKKGLTARDMVALSGSHTLGQAQCFTFRERIYNHSNIDDGFASTRRRRCPRGGSDSTLAPLDLVTPNSFDNNYFKNLMQNKGLLQSDQVLFNGGSTDSIVSEYSRNPARFKSDFGSAMIKMGDIGLLTGSSGQIRRICSAVN; encoded by the exons ATGGCAGCAAAAGCAGGAGCAGCAGCTTCTTTCATGTTCATGCTGTTCTTGCTGAACATAGCATGCCAGGCACAACTCTCCCCTGCATTTTACGACAGCTCCTGTCCTAATGCGCTCAGCGCGATCCGAACTGCTATCAGAAGTGCAATTGCGAGCGACAGGAGAATGGCTGCGTCTCTCATCCGCTTGCACTTTCACGATTGCTTTGTCCAG GGTTGTGATGCCTCCATCTTACTGGACGAGACTCCCTCTATCCAGAGTGAAAAGACTGCCCTCGGCAATCTTAACTCTGCTAGAGGTTATAATGTAATAGACAAAGCAAAAACTGAAGTTGAGAAGATCTGTCCCGGAGTAGTATCTTGTGCAGATATCATTGCTGTTGCAGCGAGAGATGCGTCTGCTTAT GTGGGTGGCCCATCCTACGCGGTGAAGCTTGGAAGAAGAGATTCAACAACAGCAAGTCGAACTTTAGCCAACGCAGAGTTACCTGCCTTCTTTGAAAGCCTGGAGAGTCTTATTTCTCGTTTCCAAAAGAAAGGCCTTACTGCAAGGGACATGGTTGCCTTGTCAGGTTCGCATACTCTCGGACAAGCTCAATGCTTCACTTTCCGTGAAAGGATATACAATCACAGCAATATCGATGACGGATTCGCTAGCACCCGCAGGAGGCGCTGTCCACGTGGTGGCAGCGACTCAACCTTAGCCCCGCTCGATTTGGTCACTCCCAATTCTTTCGACAACAATTACTTCAAGAATCTGATGCAAAACAAGGGTCTCCTTCAGTCAGATCAAGTGCTTTTCAATGGAGGCTCCACGGACAGCATTGTCTCTGAATACAGCAGGAACCCTGCAAGATTCAAATCAGATTTTGGATCTGCCATGATCAAAATGGGAGATATAGGTCTTCTCACTGGATCTTCCGGGCAGATAAGGAGGATTTGCAGTGCTGTCAActag